In Longimicrobiales bacterium, one DNA window encodes the following:
- a CDS encoding CCA tRNA nucleotidyltransferase: MNGLRLAPPQAVVWITQTLEDSQFETWAVGGAVRDALIGRASGDWDITTQATPSEVRRLFRRTVPIGIEHGTIGVIARDGVMYEVTTFRRDVETDGRHAVVAFADTLDEDLGRRDFTINAIAWHPLTDAFADPFDGASDLEQGTVRTVGSPNERFREDYLRILRGFRFAGRFDFDIHEDTWSASCDLVPQLTSLSPERIREELLKILATHSHPSRTLELYRASGAVGVLFPELERLSVPEPKSAPGETSVEWKGALATIDVLPVGRPHLRLAGLLRGLSPDESAAILVRLKLSNIVTDAVARLAAASPLPGADETDADVRRWLSRLGADRMTLVARLDLAEARTHSGAEPRPAAIVERWQRARAILRSTPPLTVGALKIDGRGLRAMGLKPGPIFGEILDQLLEEVLEEPVLNERTALERRVAEISAQRRSDG; encoded by the coding sequence AGTCGTGTGGATTACGCAGACACTTGAGGATTCCCAATTCGAGACATGGGCTGTTGGCGGTGCGGTGCGGGACGCTCTGATCGGCCGAGCATCGGGAGATTGGGATATCACGACCCAGGCGACACCCTCGGAGGTTCGCAGGCTTTTCCGTCGGACCGTGCCGATCGGCATCGAGCACGGCACGATCGGAGTTATCGCGCGCGATGGTGTGATGTACGAAGTGACGACGTTTCGGAGAGACGTTGAAACGGACGGTCGACATGCTGTCGTGGCCTTTGCCGATACCCTCGACGAGGATCTCGGGAGGCGGGACTTCACCATCAACGCCATCGCGTGGCACCCCCTGACCGACGCCTTCGCTGATCCGTTCGACGGTGCGAGCGACCTGGAGCAAGGAACCGTGCGGACCGTAGGAAGTCCGAATGAGCGCTTCCGAGAGGACTACCTGAGAATTCTTCGCGGATTCCGTTTTGCCGGGCGTTTCGACTTCGACATCCACGAGGATACCTGGTCCGCGTCGTGCGATCTGGTGCCGCAGCTCACGTCACTGTCGCCCGAACGGATCCGCGAAGAGTTGCTCAAGATTCTGGCCACGCACTCGCACCCTAGCCGAACACTCGAATTGTATCGCGCCTCGGGTGCGGTCGGTGTGCTGTTCCCTGAACTCGAGCGCCTCTCGGTCCCGGAACCGAAGTCCGCGCCAGGGGAAACCTCGGTCGAGTGGAAGGGTGCACTCGCCACGATAGACGTGCTCCCCGTGGGCCGGCCTCATCTTCGCCTTGCCGGGTTGCTTCGGGGGCTGTCGCCCGATGAAAGCGCCGCGATCCTAGTTCGGTTGAAGCTCTCGAACATCGTAACCGATGCAGTCGCTCGGCTGGCTGCCGCTTCGCCACTCCCGGGGGCCGATGAGACGGACGCCGATGTGCGGCGTTGGTTAAGCCGCCTTGGCGCTGACCGCATGACTCTCGTAGCGAGGCTCGATCTCGCCGAGGCACGCACACACTCAGGAGCGGAACCCCGGCCGGCCGCCATCGTGGAGCGCTGGCAGAGGGCTCGGGCCATCCTTCGGAGCACGCCCCCGCTCACGGTAGGGGCCCTGAAGATCGATGGTAGAGGACTTAGGGCGATGGGGTTGAAGCCAGGGCCTATCTTCGGTGAGATCCTCGACCAGCTGCTGGAGGAGGTGTTGGAGGAACCAGTGCTGAATGAACGGACGGCTCTCGAACGCCGGGTGGCTGAGATCAGCGCACAGCGGAGGTCTGATGGCTGA
- a CDS encoding replication-associated recombination protein A, translated as MADLDLFAGDGPSSSGAGSETHGSADMSIDRSAPLAARMRPRTLDEFRGQDHLLGSGRAVRAMLASGHVSSMILWGPPGSGKTTLARLVAAESGVMFVPFSAVTEGVARVREIIGEAGQRLKATGRRTILFCDEIHRFNKAQQDAFLPHVEAGTIILVGATTENPSFEIVRPLLSRAPVYLLEALQPDELESILRDALSAEHGLADLGVEASDEALRFIAEAADGDARRALGVLEAAAQLAGAGGDLGVEAAREALQHRFATYDKSGEEHYNLISALHKSIRGSDPDAALYWLARMIDGGEDPLYIARRLVRMAVEDIGLADPAALTNAIVAREAYQFLGSPEGELAIAQAALYLATAPKSNRAYAAWKSAKRRARETPSAPVPFHIRNAPTGLMKDLGYGKGYQYDPESEDGISDQTYLPETLSGERYYEPGRFGFEKTIRERLKWWGERRGSLEIPGDQKGSEEA; from the coding sequence ATGGCTGATCTCGATCTCTTTGCGGGAGACGGGCCGTCCAGTTCAGGCGCCGGCAGCGAAACCCATGGGTCGGCGGATATGTCAATCGACAGGTCGGCTCCTCTCGCGGCCCGAATGCGACCTCGGACGCTCGATGAGTTCCGTGGCCAGGATCACCTTCTTGGGTCGGGGCGAGCCGTCCGAGCGATGCTCGCCTCCGGACATGTAAGCAGCATGATTCTCTGGGGACCGCCGGGTAGCGGAAAGACGACACTCGCCCGGCTCGTCGCGGCGGAATCCGGGGTCATGTTCGTGCCGTTCAGCGCGGTCACTGAAGGTGTGGCTCGAGTTCGCGAGATCATTGGCGAGGCAGGGCAGCGCCTGAAGGCCACGGGCCGACGGACGATACTCTTCTGCGACGAGATTCATCGTTTCAACAAGGCGCAACAAGACGCATTTCTACCCCATGTCGAGGCCGGGACGATCATTCTGGTCGGGGCTACCACCGAGAATCCCTCGTTCGAGATCGTTCGCCCGCTGCTTTCTCGTGCTCCGGTATACCTGTTGGAGGCCCTTCAACCCGACGAACTCGAATCGATTCTCCGGGATGCGCTCTCGGCTGAGCATGGTCTGGCCGACTTGGGCGTCGAAGCGTCTGATGAAGCCCTTCGCTTTATTGCCGAGGCCGCGGACGGAGACGCCCGGCGCGCCCTCGGAGTGCTGGAGGCCGCGGCCCAACTCGCAGGTGCTGGCGGTGACCTTGGAGTCGAAGCGGCTCGTGAGGCCCTGCAGCACCGCTTCGCGACGTACGACAAGAGCGGGGAAGAGCACTACAACCTCATCTCAGCCCTTCATAAGTCGATTCGGGGCAGCGACCCGGATGCGGCGCTGTACTGGCTCGCCCGGATGATCGATGGGGGAGAGGACCCGCTGTACATCGCTCGCAGGCTTGTCCGGATGGCGGTTGAAGATATCGGCCTGGCCGATCCGGCGGCACTCACGAACGCCATTGTGGCACGGGAGGCGTACCAGTTTCTCGGATCACCGGAGGGTGAACTCGCGATTGCCCAGGCCGCGTTGTATCTCGCCACGGCACCGAAGTCGAACCGGGCCTATGCGGCGTGGAAAAGCGCGAAGAGAAGGGCTCGCGAGACTCCATCGGCCCCCGTCCCGTTCCACATTCGAAATGCTCCGACGGGCCTCATGAAGGACCTTGGGTACGGGAAGGGCTATCAGTACGATCCGGAGTCTGAGGACGGAATTTCCGACCAGACCTACCTGCCGGAAACGCTTTCTGGGGAGCGGTATTACGAACCGGGACGCTTCGGCTTCGAGAAGACCATCCGAGAGCGTCTCAAGTGGTGGGGAGAACGGCGCGGAAGTCTCGAGATTCCGGGTGATCAGAAAGGCTCAGAGGAAGCGTGA
- the hflX gene encoding GTPase HflX: MLELGRLTDTAGGEVVGELTQRVHSPHARFYLGEGKAKELKALVEEAEADLVVFDEELSPAQGKNLEQLIDVRVMDRSELILDIFGTRARSREARMQVELAQLQYLLPRLSRMWKHLSRIRGGIGLRGPGETQLETDRRLIGTRIGELRRKLKAVAKARAVQRQGREGSFRVSLVGYTNAGKSSLLRALSGSDIFVEDRLFATLDSATRSVSLGSGLEALITDTVGFIRKLPHHLVASFRSTLEEAQEADVLLHVIDASHSDWEEQRAVVLEVLHDLDLDKREKILVFNKVDRITHQEEDALSVRIRSLDPTPAVFVSAHDPDTLEALCETLRARVRGRMASVIVTIPVSDGETIATVYREGEVRHRTDEGMEVLLTARVPKRLVGRLSGRSGIVVEEVT, encoded by the coding sequence CTGCTCGAACTGGGCCGCCTCACGGACACAGCCGGTGGCGAGGTTGTTGGCGAACTCACGCAGCGCGTGCATTCGCCGCACGCGCGTTTCTATCTAGGGGAAGGGAAGGCGAAGGAACTCAAGGCGCTTGTTGAGGAAGCCGAGGCTGACCTGGTCGTCTTCGACGAGGAGCTGAGTCCTGCCCAAGGAAAGAATCTGGAGCAGCTGATCGACGTCAGGGTGATGGATCGCTCTGAGCTGATCCTCGACATCTTTGGGACCCGTGCAAGATCTCGAGAGGCTCGCATGCAGGTCGAGCTCGCCCAGCTTCAGTACTTACTTCCTCGTCTTAGTCGGATGTGGAAGCACCTGTCTCGGATTCGAGGCGGAATCGGTCTCCGCGGGCCCGGTGAGACGCAGCTGGAAACCGACCGTCGGTTAATTGGGACCCGAATCGGCGAACTCCGTCGTAAGCTGAAGGCTGTAGCCAAGGCACGGGCTGTTCAGCGACAGGGACGGGAAGGCTCGTTCAGAGTTTCGCTCGTCGGGTACACAAACGCTGGGAAGTCTTCGCTGCTGCGGGCGCTGTCTGGGTCGGATATTTTCGTAGAGGATCGGCTGTTCGCGACCCTCGATTCGGCCACGCGCAGTGTCTCTCTCGGGTCGGGCCTTGAGGCACTGATCACCGACACAGTCGGCTTCATCCGGAAGCTTCCCCACCACCTGGTTGCCTCATTTCGCTCGACCCTGGAGGAGGCTCAAGAAGCGGACGTGCTACTCCACGTCATCGATGCCTCACACTCCGACTGGGAAGAACAGCGCGCGGTTGTGCTTGAGGTTCTCCATGACCTTGACCTCGACAAGCGTGAGAAGATCCTCGTGTTCAACAAGGTGGACCGGATCACGCATCAGGAGGAAGATGCCTTGAGCGTCCGTATTCGCTCCCTTGATCCGACGCCGGCCGTTTTCGTCTCGGCACACGATCCAGACACGCTCGAGGCGCTCTGCGAAACACTTCGCGCCCGGGTTCGGGGGCGCATGGCGAGTGTCATCGTGACAATTCCTGTGTCCGATGGAGAGACGATCGCGACCGTCTACCGAGAGGGCGAGGTTCGGCACCGAACGGACGAGGGGATGGAGGTTTTGTTGACTGCAAGGGTTCCGAAGAGACTCGTCGGAAGGCTGAGCGGCCGCAGCGGTATCGTTGTGGAGGAGGTGACATGA
- a CDS encoding DUF2520 domain-containing protein: MSLRSVTIVGPGRMGLTLGMALAQSREVRSLTVFGRHPEPPAHPLFVKDMARYVFGVEPLERDSTVVLLAVPDAHVPEAAHALAAQGPAPEGCSSFHLSGALPTDVLEPLYHQGYGIGSFHPLVAVSHPMTGADHIPGSYVAVTGAPETVRTARLVADAIGMSMFAVPASRRALYHAAVVMASSYLIPMLGLSARLMERAGIDPDDATTALIPLVRSTLASVEEHGFPDSLRGPIARGDLETTALHLRALDAGDQHLYALVGSEVLRIGADGLDPRIVEEMKEMFDRYVGLETTRIGTGE, translated from the coding sequence ATGAGTCTCCGCTCGGTGACCATCGTGGGGCCGGGACGCATGGGCCTCACGCTTGGCATGGCCCTCGCCCAATCTCGCGAAGTGCGCAGTCTGACCGTCTTTGGGCGCCATCCGGAGCCGCCCGCCCACCCGCTGTTCGTGAAGGACATGGCGCGGTACGTCTTCGGAGTCGAGCCACTCGAACGGGATTCCACGGTCGTGTTGCTCGCCGTGCCTGATGCACACGTTCCGGAGGCTGCTCACGCACTGGCGGCACAGGGCCCGGCCCCAGAAGGCTGTTCGAGTTTTCACCTTTCGGGGGCGCTCCCGACGGACGTCCTGGAGCCCCTCTACCATCAGGGATACGGGATTGGGTCATTCCACCCTCTGGTCGCGGTATCCCACCCGATGACGGGGGCCGATCACATCCCCGGATCCTACGTGGCAGTCACTGGTGCTCCTGAGACCGTCCGCACGGCGCGCCTAGTTGCAGACGCCATCGGCATGTCGATGTTCGCGGTCCCGGCCTCGCGCCGAGCGCTCTATCACGCTGCCGTCGTGATGGCGAGTAGTTATCTGATTCCAATGCTCGGACTCTCGGCCCGACTGATGGAGCGAGCGGGGATCGACCCGGATGATGCGACGACAGCGCTCATCCCGCTTGTACGCAGCACCCTAGCGAGCGTTGAGGAACACGGGTTTCCGGACTCGTTGCGGGGGCCGATCGCGAGAGGGGACCTCGAGACCACTGCGCTGCATCTGCGCGCGCTCGACGCTGGGGACCAACACTTATATGCGCTCGTCGGATCCGAAGTGTTGCGAATCGGAGCCGATGGGCTGGATCCTCGGATCGTCGAGGAGATGAAAGAAATGTTCGACCGGTATGTCGGACTCGAGACCACACGTATCGGGACAGGGGAGTGA
- a CDS encoding pyridoxine 5'-phosphate synthase encodes MRLYVNIDHVATVRQARMTDEPDPVRAAVLAELGGADGITVHLREDRRHIQDRDVRVLMETARTAVNLELAASSEILALACEWRPMQATLVPEKRQEVTTEGGLALSHDAQRSTTGEALRQLSDAGVRTSLFIDPEEAAIQVSVDLGADAIELHTGEYANASGEERVCQLRRLEHAAECARAAGLGVHAGHGLTYENVAPVAAISALEELNIGHSVVSRAVFTGMEAAVRDMAAILTRARVE; translated from the coding sequence ATGCGGCTCTACGTGAACATTGATCATGTCGCCACGGTGCGGCAGGCTCGGATGACTGATGAGCCCGATCCGGTGCGGGCGGCAGTACTGGCCGAACTGGGGGGCGCGGACGGGATTACCGTCCACCTCAGGGAGGACCGCCGGCATATCCAGGACCGTGATGTTCGTGTCCTCATGGAGACCGCCAGAACGGCAGTCAATCTCGAGCTAGCGGCGAGCTCGGAAATCTTGGCGCTCGCTTGTGAGTGGCGCCCGATGCAGGCCACGCTCGTCCCCGAAAAGCGTCAGGAAGTGACGACAGAAGGAGGCCTTGCCCTTTCCCACGACGCGCAACGAAGCACGACGGGAGAGGCGCTGAGGCAACTGTCCGACGCCGGCGTCCGAACATCACTGTTCATTGATCCGGAGGAGGCCGCCATTCAGGTCTCTGTCGATCTCGGAGCTGATGCGATCGAGCTGCACACCGGGGAGTACGCGAACGCCAGCGGCGAGGAACGAGTGTGTCAGCTGCGGCGCCTGGAGCATGCGGCCGAGTGCGCGCGGGCTGCGGGCTTGGGAGTGCACGCTGGTCACGGCCTGACCTACGAGAACGTCGCCCCGGTTGCCGCAATTTCGGCGCTGGAAGAACTCAACATCGGACATAGCGTCGTGTCTCGAGCGGTCTTTACCGGAATGGAGGCGGCAGTGCGTGACATGGCCGCGATCCTGACGCGGGCACGCGTGGAATGA
- a CDS encoding lysylphosphatidylglycerol synthase transmembrane domain-containing protein, translating into MKTWAKAIIGITVTVFALCWVLRDVDFTEVLSQIAQGNFLLLAASVFVATFGFFIRALRWKVLLTPIKADTRLRSRFAGVSIGFMANNLLPGRAGELARPLAFSKMEPVSVTAAFGSLVVERFMDGVVLLLFLVIPLLLPSFPATDALTTGYGLSLFNFAIALVLGVLAVLVIMAALPKVFMRIAEAVTSFVPQPTAGKITSWLRGLLESITIMREPKLLIAGFAWSLFFWTWHGLSFWLGMLAFGIDTGWVSAIFTEAVVGFAVALPAAPGFFGTFHAGVSFALTTVYGVPDPQALAFAFAYHFGGWIPITAIGLWYTWKLGLSLGEVGGGGGTEDGVSPQGDAAQPSVGVEEHTR; encoded by the coding sequence ATGAAGACGTGGGCCAAGGCCATCATCGGGATCACGGTCACCGTTTTTGCGCTCTGTTGGGTCCTGCGGGACGTGGACTTCACTGAGGTCCTTTCGCAGATCGCACAGGGCAATTTTCTGTTGCTCGCGGCATCCGTATTCGTGGCGACCTTTGGCTTCTTTATTCGTGCCCTTCGCTGGAAGGTCCTGCTCACTCCGATAAAAGCCGATACCCGACTCCGTTCACGGTTTGCAGGGGTCTCGATCGGTTTCATGGCGAACAACCTCCTTCCGGGACGTGCTGGGGAGCTGGCTCGCCCGCTGGCATTTAGCAAAATGGAACCCGTCAGCGTGACGGCAGCCTTCGGTTCGCTCGTCGTAGAGCGCTTCATGGACGGCGTCGTGTTGCTTCTGTTTCTGGTTATCCCGCTCCTGTTGCCGAGCTTCCCTGCGACCGATGCTCTCACCACGGGCTACGGCCTGTCTCTGTTCAATTTCGCGATTGCGCTTGTACTCGGCGTGCTCGCGGTGCTCGTGATCATGGCTGCGTTACCGAAGGTATTCATGCGGATCGCGGAGGCGGTGACGTCATTCGTCCCGCAGCCCACTGCCGGGAAGATCACGTCGTGGCTTCGTGGTCTACTGGAGTCGATCACGATCATGCGCGAGCCCAAGCTGCTCATCGCGGGCTTCGCGTGGTCGCTGTTCTTCTGGACGTGGCACGGTCTGTCCTTCTGGCTCGGCATGCTCGCTTTCGGAATCGATACCGGCTGGGTTTCAGCGATCTTTACTGAGGCGGTGGTCGGATTTGCGGTGGCTTTGCCGGCGGCACCCGGTTTCTTCGGCACCTTCCATGCTGGCGTGAGCTTTGCGCTAACGACTGTTTACGGGGTGCCGGACCCGCAGGCTCTGGCTTTCGCGTTTGCGTATCACTTCGGCGGCTGGATTCCCATCACTGCCATCGGTTTGTGGTACACCTGGAAACTTGGCTTGTCACTGGGCGAGGTCGGTGGAGGTGGCGGCACCGAGGACGGTGTCAGCCCTCAGGGTGACGCTGCTCAGCCGTCCGTTGGTGTAGAAGAACACACACGCTGA
- the ispE gene encoding 4-(cytidine 5'-diphospho)-2-C-methyl-D-erythritol kinase produces MTARRSASTLAPAKINLFLRVLHRRPDGYRELETLFQAVSLYDRVRVHLEPAGTSSIRLEVVGADLGPNRDNLAWRAAQSFLSSFAMSARVEIELEKHIPAGAGLGGGSSDAAAVLRCMAALTGVSDDNALHRVGTRLGSDVPFFLGAPLAIGRGRGEELTEVSALPRRPVVLALPPVHQPTVEAFRMLPEEDVHGGTRVVPLREDLNWDQVDEWSENDFEAAVVDLHTEVQDSLDALVDAGADVAGLSGSGSACFGCFDSDEVASAVATTLSARLGWRFVAVSTESSLPTITES; encoded by the coding sequence ATGACCGCGCGGCGCTCTGCGAGCACGCTTGCTCCCGCGAAGATCAACCTCTTTCTGCGCGTCTTGCACCGGAGACCGGACGGGTATCGGGAGCTTGAGACGTTGTTCCAGGCAGTGTCTCTCTACGATCGGGTACGGGTGCACCTTGAGCCCGCGGGTACTTCTTCCATCCGCCTCGAGGTTGTCGGCGCCGATCTTGGGCCGAACCGTGACAATCTGGCCTGGCGCGCTGCCCAGTCGTTTCTCTCCAGCTTCGCGATGTCCGCCCGAGTCGAGATCGAACTCGAGAAGCATATTCCTGCCGGTGCTGGACTGGGAGGGGGCTCATCCGACGCTGCCGCCGTCCTGAGGTGCATGGCTGCGCTCACCGGGGTTTCCGACGACAACGCACTTCACCGTGTGGGGACTCGCCTCGGTTCGGATGTCCCGTTCTTCTTGGGAGCGCCTCTGGCAATCGGTCGGGGGAGGGGGGAGGAGTTGACTGAAGTGAGTGCGCTCCCGCGGAGACCAGTGGTACTGGCGCTGCCACCCGTGCATCAGCCCACGGTGGAGGCCTTCAGAATGCTCCCTGAAGAAGACGTCCACGGAGGCACCCGCGTCGTGCCCCTCCGCGAGGACCTCAACTGGGATCAGGTCGACGAGTGGTCCGAGAACGACTTCGAGGCCGCGGTGGTCGATCTTCACACTGAGGTCCAAGACTCGCTCGACGCCCTCGTTGACGCCGGCGCGGACGTGGCTGGCTTGTCGGGCAGCGGAAGTGCCTGCTTCGGTTGTTTCGATTCGGATGAGGTCGCGTCCGCGGTCGCAACGACTCTTTCTGCACGTCTCGGGTGGCGGTTCGTCGCTGTCTCGACAGAGTCTTCGCTCCCGACGATCACGGAGAGCTGA